From a region of the Candidatus Glassbacteria bacterium genome:
- the dnaN gene encoding DNA polymerase III subunit beta — protein sequence MKISVVKNNLLHAVSALSPIVPTKSTMPVLYNILLEAVQGDGGSLKMIATDLDISLSHSIKATVEKPGAVTIPAKKLGEILRELPDSPVSIEQVDEKVKIVCAKSSFILSSLPMSDFPVFPTKSFEGAFKVENRLLRKLVNATSYATGRDEERQILKGLLWEIRPDETAMVSTNGHRLAKMTVSAELKVEKAQNVVVPPKALEMVEKLCSEDGEVEVVIDENHLGIREKETIIFSRLFEGNYPNYEQVIPYHNNEIAIVDAEKMNEALRRMLILANTVTHRVKLKFSENSINLSVKTEDLGEGEETIDADYQGESLEIYFNGSYLIDMLKYNESDQVKICMQTGESGILAVPANESENQRYLNVIMPLKVTE from the coding sequence ATGAAAATCAGCGTTGTTAAAAACAACCTGCTTCATGCGGTTTCGGCTCTCAGCCCGATAGTGCCGACTAAAAGTACCATGCCCGTGCTTTACAATATCCTGCTTGAGGCTGTCCAGGGCGACGGCGGCAGCTTGAAAATGATCGCCACCGATCTGGATATCTCGCTCAGCCACAGTATCAAGGCCACGGTCGAGAAGCCGGGAGCGGTCACGATCCCGGCCAAGAAACTGGGAGAAATCCTCCGTGAACTGCCCGACAGCCCGGTCAGTATCGAGCAGGTGGACGAGAAAGTAAAAATAGTCTGCGCTAAAAGCAGTTTTATCCTGTCCAGCCTGCCCATGAGCGATTTCCCGGTTTTCCCCACCAAGAGTTTCGAAGGAGCGTTCAAGGTCGAAAACCGGCTGCTGCGTAAACTGGTCAACGCCACCAGCTACGCCACCGGCCGTGATGAGGAACGCCAGATCCTCAAGGGTCTGCTTTGGGAGATCCGTCCCGACGAAACCGCGATGGTCAGTACCAACGGGCACCGCCTGGCCAAGATGACTGTCAGCGCTGAGTTGAAAGTTGAGAAAGCGCAGAATGTGGTCGTTCCTCCCAAGGCCCTGGAAATGGTCGAGAAACTCTGCAGCGAGGACGGCGAGGTGGAAGTGGTGATCGATGAAAATCACCTGGGGATCAGGGAAAAGGAAACTATCATTTTCAGCCGCCTGTTCGAGGGGAATTATCCCAATTACGAGCAGGTGATACCTTACCACAATAATGAGATCGCCATTGTCGATGCCGAAAAGATGAACGAGGCGCTGCGCAGGATGCTGATCCTGGCTAACACGGTTACCCACAGGGTCAAGCTCAAGTTCAGCGAGAACAGCATCAACCTGTCGGTTAAAACAGAGGACCTGGGCGAGGGCGAAGAGACAATCGACGCCGATTACCAGGGTGAATCTCTCGAAATATATTTCAACGGCAGTTACCTGATCGACATGCTGAAGTACAATGAGAGCGACCAGGTGAAAATCTGCATGCAGACCGGCGAAAGTGGCATTCTGGCGGTACCGGCCAACGAAAGTGAAAACCAGCGTTATCTCAACGTAATAATGCCGTTGAAAGTCACTGAATAG
- the ilvE gene encoding branched-chain-amino-acid transaminase, translated as MSKEFVYFSGDYDLPDNFIDLDNGTIPAAFLIDSNSLYGDGTFEGIRIYNGRIFKLHEHLDRLWNSASSLQIKMPCTKKEMAATLCELGHRNEIRGTGYIRLVVTRGRRLDLGINTRKVNRATVFIIARELQLYPKEFYEKGLSVITARVRRTPKNCVDPNVKTCNYINNIMAVIEANAAEVPEVIMLTTEGVVCECSADNIFIVKDGLVITPPEENILVGVTRNTILSLCKRLKIPATEENFGPEAVHNADEVFLTGSGAEVAPIVEVDKRRIADGRPGPVTRRLMAAFRTEVENPAKSVAISVAISDRGE; from the coding sequence ATGTCCAAGGAATTCGTCTATTTCAGCGGCGACTACGACCTCCCCGACAACTTTATCGACCTCGACAACGGCACAATCCCAGCAGCCTTTCTGATCGACAGCAACTCCCTCTACGGCGACGGTACCTTCGAGGGAATCCGGATCTACAACGGCCGGATTTTCAAGCTGCACGAGCACCTGGACAGGCTCTGGAACTCCGCGTCCAGCTTGCAGATAAAAATGCCCTGCACAAAGAAAGAGATGGCCGCGACCCTCTGCGAGCTGGGCCACCGCAACGAGATCCGAGGCACGGGCTATATCCGCCTGGTGGTCACCCGCGGGCGACGGCTGGACCTGGGGATCAACACCCGCAAGGTGAACCGCGCCACGGTGTTCATCATCGCCCGCGAGTTGCAGCTCTACCCCAAGGAGTTCTACGAGAAAGGCCTGTCGGTGATCACCGCCCGTGTGCGCCGCACGCCCAAGAACTGTGTCGACCCCAATGTCAAAACCTGTAACTACATCAACAACATCATGGCCGTAATCGAGGCCAACGCCGCCGAGGTGCCCGAGGTGATCATGCTCACCACCGAGGGCGTGGTCTGCGAATGCAGCGCCGATAATATCTTTATCGTCAAGGACGGCCTGGTGATAACCCCGCCCGAAGAGAATATCCTGGTGGGAGTGACCCGCAACACGATTTTAAGCTTGTGCAAGCGATTGAAGATACCGGCCACGGAGGAAAATTTCGGGCCGGAAGCGGTGCACAATGCCGATGAGGTATTCCTGACCGGCAGCGGAGCCGAGGTGGCCCCGATTGTGGAGGTCGATAAGCGCCGGATCGCCGATGGCCGGCCGGGGCCGGTCACCCGCCGCCTGATGGCCGCTTTCCGCACCGAGGTAGAGAACCCCGCCAAGAGTGTCGCAATTAGTGTCGCAATTTCCGATCGAGGGGAGTAG
- the gyrB gene encoding DNA topoisomerase (ATP-hydrolyzing) subunit B — MVKEAADKYGAKSIQVLKGLEAVRKRPGMYIGSTGQRGLHHLVYEVVDNSIDEALAGYCTNIEIEISQGSEICVTDDGRGIPVDIHPTEKMPGVEVAMTFLHAGGKFDRDSYKVSGGLHGVGVSVVNALSEWLEVEVSRNGKVYHQRYERGIKATDLKEIGKSEKSGTKVTFLPDDQIFDDNLYDYDGLASRFRELAYLNAGIKITFTDSRNGECQTQVYQYSGGIKSFVEYLSENRKPIHEPIYLSKEIGSTQVEIAMLYGDYYQETIFSYVNNINTHEGGSHLSGFKAALTRTLNDYAKKNNLLKKAEFTLTGDDVREGLVTVISLKMFDPQFEGQTKTKLGNTEIRGVVETAVNEQLAIFLEENPSISRKIIEKTVSAAHAREAARKARDLTRRKNALDGAGLPGKLADCSLTDPEHCEVYLVEGDSAGGSAKMGRDRRNQAILPLRGKILNVEKARLSKILSNEEIRTMITAIGTGIGEEDFNIENARYHKIIIMTDADVDGAHIRILLLTFFFRYMKELIDRGMIYIAQPPLYRISKGKQEHYAYSDRERAEYIKRMGGKNAKCNIQRYKGLGEMNPDQLWKTTMDPATRTILQVRMDEAIEADRLFTDLMGDDVERRREFIEHNARYVTNLDI, encoded by the coding sequence ATGGTTAAGGAAGCTGCTGACAAATACGGGGCGAAAAGTATTCAGGTTCTCAAGGGTCTGGAAGCGGTTCGCAAACGTCCGGGAATGTATATCGGCTCCACGGGCCAGCGAGGCCTGCATCACCTGGTCTACGAGGTGGTGGACAACTCGATAGACGAGGCCCTGGCCGGCTATTGCACCAATATCGAAATAGAGATCAGTCAGGGCAGCGAAATCTGCGTTACCGACGACGGCCGGGGGATCCCGGTGGATATCCACCCGACCGAAAAGATGCCCGGAGTGGAGGTGGCGATGACGTTCCTGCATGCGGGCGGCAAGTTCGACAGGGACTCCTACAAAGTCTCGGGCGGCCTTCACGGTGTGGGCGTCTCGGTGGTCAACGCGCTCAGCGAATGGCTGGAGGTAGAGGTGTCGCGCAACGGCAAGGTCTACCACCAGCGCTACGAGAGGGGGATCAAGGCCACCGACCTCAAGGAGATCGGCAAGAGTGAAAAGTCCGGCACGAAAGTAACATTCCTGCCCGACGATCAAATTTTTGACGACAACCTTTACGACTACGATGGTCTGGCCAGCCGGTTCCGCGAGCTGGCCTACCTGAATGCCGGGATCAAGATAACGTTCACCGACAGCCGCAACGGCGAGTGTCAAACACAGGTTTACCAGTATTCCGGCGGGATCAAGAGCTTTGTCGAGTACCTGAGCGAAAACCGCAAACCGATCCACGAACCGATCTACCTCTCCAAGGAAATCGGCTCGACCCAGGTGGAAATCGCCATGCTGTACGGCGACTACTACCAGGAGACGATTTTCAGCTACGTCAACAATATCAACACCCACGAGGGCGGCAGCCATCTCTCGGGGTTCAAGGCGGCGCTGACCAGGACGCTTAACGACTACGCCAAGAAAAACAACCTGCTCAAAAAGGCCGAGTTCACGCTTACCGGCGATGATGTCCGCGAGGGCCTGGTCACGGTGATCAGTCTCAAGATGTTCGACCCGCAGTTCGAGGGCCAGACCAAGACCAAGCTGGGCAACACCGAGATCAGGGGCGTGGTCGAGACGGCGGTCAACGAGCAGCTCGCGATTTTCCTCGAAGAGAACCCGTCGATTTCACGGAAGATTATCGAGAAGACAGTCTCCGCCGCCCACGCACGCGAGGCCGCCCGGAAGGCCCGCGATCTCACCAGGCGCAAGAACGCGCTGGACGGGGCGGGGCTGCCGGGCAAGCTGGCCGACTGCTCGCTGACAGACCCGGAGCACTGCGAGGTATACCTGGTCGAGGGCGACTCGGCCGGCGGCAGCGCCAAGATGGGCCGGGACCGACGCAACCAGGCGATTCTTCCCCTGCGCGGCAAAATCCTCAACGTGGAGAAAGCCAGACTGAGCAAGATCCTCTCCAATGAGGAAATCCGCACGATGATCACCGCGATCGGCACGGGTATCGGCGAGGAGGATTTCAATATCGAAAACGCCCGCTACCATAAAATCATCATTATGACCGACGCCGACGTGGACGGGGCGCATATCAGAATTCTGCTGCTCACTTTCTTTTTCCGCTACATGAAAGAGCTGATTGACCGCGGGATGATCTATATCGCCCAGCCTCCGCTTTACCGGATCAGCAAGGGCAAGCAGGAGCACTACGCCTACAGCGACCGCGAGCGCGCGGAATATATCAAGCGCATGGGCGGCAAGAACGCCAAATGCAATATCCAGCGGTACAAGGGCCTGGGCGAGATGAACCCCGATCAGTTGTGGAAAACGACGATGGACCCCGCAACCCGTACGATCCTCCAGGTTCGCATGGACGAGGCAATCGAGGCGGACCGGCTGTTTACGGACCTGATGGGCGATGACGTGGAGAGACGGCGCGAGTTTATCGAGCACAACGCCCGCTATGTGACGAATCTGGACATCTGA
- a CDS encoding DNA replication/repair protein RecF encodes MIIERLKLDNFRNLANTSLEFAGRGHLLVGDNGHGKTNLLEAIYYLTLLRSYRSSQDGDCISFGSGHFSVRGHWLDDQDQRENLVVGYDGRRKKVVLSGVEKKKVSEAFGEFKSVVISPDDIAIVQDGPSRRRRYLDIVLSLYLPGYIDRLKRYRRALSSRNVLLKKHAVDGSVIRPWEVEMAVYGSRLVADRLEFVGQLGPVYGRLFESLSGGENSALEYESDLLKASGYSGREAPDQEALSSVFETRLEEKRPQERERGNTLIGPQTDDLSFGLNGKPLRSFGSQGQQRTAVICLKMAEVELFQSRRGVRPVLLLDDIFSELDPDRSLRLLAELVERHQSFITAPRMEAVFDSLGHLAPLRVRCGVVEPM; translated from the coding sequence TTGATTATCGAGCGCCTGAAACTGGATAATTTCCGCAACCTGGCCAACACCTCCCTGGAGTTTGCCGGCCGCGGACACCTGCTGGTCGGCGACAACGGCCACGGCAAGACCAACCTGCTTGAGGCGATCTATTACCTCACGCTGCTGCGTTCGTACCGCAGCAGCCAGGACGGGGATTGTATCAGTTTCGGCAGCGGGCATTTCAGTGTCCGGGGACACTGGCTCGACGACCAGGACCAGCGGGAAAACCTGGTGGTGGGATACGATGGGCGGCGGAAGAAGGTCGTTCTTTCGGGCGTGGAGAAGAAAAAGGTCAGCGAAGCGTTCGGCGAGTTCAAGAGTGTCGTGATCAGCCCGGACGATATCGCGATTGTCCAGGATGGACCGTCGCGGCGGAGAAGGTACCTGGATATCGTGCTTTCGCTCTATCTCCCGGGATATATTGACCGGCTCAAGCGCTACCGTCGCGCACTGTCCTCGCGCAATGTCCTGCTCAAGAAACACGCTGTAGACGGGAGCGTGATCCGTCCTTGGGAAGTGGAGATGGCCGTTTACGGATCCCGTCTGGTCGCGGACCGGCTGGAATTCGTGGGGCAGCTTGGCCCGGTTTACGGCCGCCTGTTCGAATCCCTGAGCGGCGGCGAGAACTCCGCGCTCGAATATGAAAGCGACCTGCTGAAGGCTTCGGGTTACAGCGGCCGGGAAGCTCCGGACCAGGAGGCGCTGAGCTCGGTGTTCGAGACCCGGCTGGAGGAGAAACGGCCGCAGGAGCGTGAACGGGGCAACACGCTGATCGGACCCCAGACAGATGACCTGTCGTTCGGCCTGAACGGTAAGCCCCTGCGCAGTTTCGGTTCACAGGGCCAGCAGCGCACGGCGGTGATCTGCCTCAAGATGGCGGAAGTAGAGTTGTTTCAGAGCAGGCGCGGAGTGCGGCCGGTGTTGCTGCTGGACGATATCTTCAGTGAGCTCGACCCTGACCGCAGCCTCCGTCTGCTGGCCGAGCTGGTCGAGCGGCACCAGAGTTTTATTACCGCACCGCGGATGGAGGCGGTTTTCGACAGTCTGGGACATCTGGCGCCTCTGCGGGTGCGGTGTGGTGTGGTGGAACCGATGTAG
- a CDS encoding ParA family protein: MAISISFINMKGGVGKTTLAIQVAHAADRADYKTLAVDLDPQANLSQALLTPEKYIRHRAGLEKLYSCLSGEAALN, encoded by the coding sequence ATGGCTATTTCAATAAGCTTCATAAACATGAAGGGCGGTGTGGGGAAAACAACATTGGCGATACAAGTAGCACACGCGGCGGATCGGGCCGATTATAAGACATTGGCTGTTGATCTTGATCCCCAAGCAAACCTTAGCCAAGCATTGCTGACGCCAGAAAAATATATAAGACACAGAGCTGGTCTGGAAAAACTGTACAGTTGCTTAAGTGGTGAAGCTGCTCTAAACTGA
- a CDS encoding DUF721 domain-containing protein, whose translation MAGRGKQQPERIDGLIGRVLEEATGGKPPPPESIAAITRWEQAAGKRLAGHSRAVSLRSGKLFVEVRSPVWKQELLLSRRMIISKMNRLLGERLVVDMVFTVRDWIDG comes from the coding sequence TTGGCTGGCCGCGGAAAGCAGCAGCCGGAGAGAATCGATGGCCTGATCGGCAGGGTGCTGGAAGAGGCCACCGGAGGCAAGCCTCCTCCTCCGGAATCGATCGCCGCAATCACCAGATGGGAACAGGCCGCCGGTAAAAGGCTGGCCGGGCACAGCCGGGCAGTCAGCCTGCGTTCGGGAAAGCTTTTTGTCGAAGTGCGAAGCCCTGTCTGGAAGCAGGAACTGCTGCTGTCGCGGCGGATGATAATTTCGAAGATGAACAGGCTGCTCGGCGAGCGGCTGGTGGTGGACATGGTCTTTACCGTGAGGGACTGGATAGATGGTTAA
- the dnaA gene encoding chromosomal replication initiator protein DnaA, whose amino-acid sequence MLPQELTAEEIWTRIKTECVGRLNKQTIATWLSPSRAVSVHGDGLTVELKNKFTVYYVEQNYQTILNQVAANAFEQPFRIEFVFTDDGNGQEQMDLWQTVASELGGNGGDGEKSRSAKSSARLSRGNGSPGTVALNPRYCFENFVVGRNNQFAHAAALSVAEAPATRYNPLFIHGGVGLGKTHLMQAIGHSLIESNRIDPRKVCYISAEEFLNELVSSIAGGSTMAFRNRYRQMDILLIDDVEFLSKKEGTQEEFFHTFNTLYENQKQIVLTSDRPPREIQHLEERLRSRFLWGLVTDIQAPEYETRVAILKKKSAGENLLIPENVLEYIAESITGNVRLLECSLNSIKHYSSTQRTKIDLELARRALENIFESGKRHLNASDVISLVADDYGMSTAEILSARRKKSFVEPRQTAMYICNKLTKLSLPEIAESFHRKDHTTVMHAVRKVEKICGADSQFKERVYGLMDKLRNRNIALDN is encoded by the coding sequence CTGTTGCCGCAAGAATTGACTGCCGAAGAGATCTGGACCAGGATCAAAACCGAGTGCGTGGGGCGGCTGAACAAGCAGACTATCGCCACCTGGCTCTCGCCCAGCCGGGCGGTATCGGTCCACGGCGACGGCCTGACCGTGGAGCTGAAAAACAAGTTCACGGTCTACTATGTCGAGCAGAACTACCAGACAATCCTGAACCAGGTGGCGGCCAACGCTTTCGAGCAGCCCTTCCGGATCGAGTTCGTGTTCACCGACGACGGAAACGGCCAGGAGCAGATGGACCTCTGGCAGACTGTCGCCAGCGAACTCGGCGGCAACGGCGGTGACGGTGAAAAGTCCCGTTCGGCCAAATCCTCCGCACGGCTATCCCGCGGCAACGGCTCCCCCGGCACGGTTGCGCTCAACCCTCGTTACTGTTTCGAAAATTTCGTGGTCGGCCGCAACAACCAGTTCGCCCACGCAGCCGCGCTCAGCGTGGCCGAGGCCCCGGCTACCCGCTACAACCCGCTGTTCATCCACGGCGGCGTGGGCCTGGGCAAGACCCACCTGATGCAGGCGATCGGGCACAGTCTGATTGAGTCCAACCGGATTGACCCGCGCAAAGTCTGCTATATCTCGGCCGAGGAGTTTCTCAACGAGCTGGTCAGCTCAATCGCCGGCGGCAGCACGATGGCTTTCCGCAACCGCTACCGCCAGATGGATATTCTGCTGATCGATGATGTCGAGTTCCTGTCCAAGAAAGAGGGTACCCAGGAAGAGTTTTTTCACACGTTCAACACGCTCTACGAGAACCAGAAGCAGATCGTGCTCACCTCCGACCGTCCCCCGCGCGAGATCCAGCACCTCGAGGAGCGCCTGCGCAGCCGGTTCCTGTGGGGTCTGGTAACCGATATCCAGGCGCCGGAATACGAAACCCGGGTTGCGATTCTCAAGAAAAAAAGCGCCGGCGAGAACCTGCTGATTCCCGAAAACGTCCTCGAGTATATCGCCGAGAGTATCACCGGCAACGTCCGTCTGCTGGAATGCTCGCTGAACAGTATCAAGCATTACTCCAGCACTCAGCGGACGAAGATCGATCTGGAGCTGGCCCGCAGGGCCCTGGAAAATATCTTCGAGAGCGGCAAGAGACATCTCAACGCCAGCGATGTGATCAGCCTGGTGGCCGACGACTACGGGATGTCGACCGCGGAGATTCTCTCCGCCCGGCGGAAAAAGAGTTTCGTGGAACCGCGGCAGACCGCGATGTATATCTGCAACAAACTCACCAAGCTTTCTCTGCCGGAGATCGCCGAGAGCTTCCACCGCAAGGACCATACGACCGTAATGCACGCCGTGCGCAAGGTGGAAAAGATCTGCGGGGCAGACAGCCAGTTCAAGGAAAGGGTTTACGGCCTGATGGATAAACTCCGTAACAGGAACATCGCCCTTGATAACTGA